One window from the genome of Cricetulus griseus strain 17A/GY chromosome 2, alternate assembly CriGri-PICRH-1.0, whole genome shotgun sequence encodes:
- the LOC100756946 gene encoding 60S ribosomal protein L5: MAESEVQGSFSPLAPPGRRSVWSRGCGCLFRRMGFVKVVKNKAYFKRYQVRFRRRREGKTDYYARKRLVIQDKIKYNTPKYRMIVRVTNRDIICQIAYARIEGDMIVCTAYAHELPKYGVKVGLTNYAAAYCTGLLLARRLLNRFGMDKIYEGQAEVIGDEYNVESIDGQPGAFTCYLDAGLARTTTGNKVFGALKGAVDGDLSIPHSTKRFPGYDSESKEFNAEAHRKHIMGQNVADSMRYLTEEDEDAYKKQFSQYIKNNVTPDMEEMYKKAHAAIRENPVYEKKPKRKVKKKRWDRPKMSLAQKKDRVAQKKASFLRAQERAAES; encoded by the coding sequence atggcagaatcagaagttcaaggcagcTTTTCTCCCCTAGCGCCGCCGGGCCGCAGGTCTGTGTGGAGCCGCGGTTGCGGGTGTCTGTTCCGCAGGATGGGGTTCGTGAAAGTTGTCAAGAATAAGGCCTACTTCAAGAGGTACCAAGTGAGATTTAGAAGGCGGCGAGAGGGTAAAACTGACTACTATGCTCGGAAACGATTGGTGATCCAGGACAAAATTAAGTACAACACACCCAAATACAGGATGATAGTTCGTGTAACTAACAGAGATATCATCTGTCAGATTGCCTATGCCCGTATAGAAGGGGACATGATAGTCTGCACAGCATATGCACACGAACTGCCAAAATACGGGGTCAAAGTTGGCCTGACAAATTATGCTGCAGCCTATTGCACCGGCCTGCTGCTGGCCCGCAGGCTTCTCAATAGGTTTGGTATGGACAAGATCTATGAAGGCCAAGCGGAGGTGATTGGAGACGAATACAATGTTGAGAGCATCGATGGCCAGCCTGGTGCCTTCACCTGCTATTTGGATGCAGGTCTTGCCCGAACTACAACTGGCAATAAAGTTTTTGGGGCCCTGAAGGGAGCTGTGGATGGAGACTTGTCTATTCCTCATAGTACCAAACGATTCCCTGGTTATGATTCTGAAAGCAAGGAGTTCAATGCAGAAGCGCATCGGAAGCATATCATGGGACAGAATGTCGCAGACTCCATGCGCTACCTAAcggaggaagatgaagatgcgTACAAGAAACAGTTCTCCCAGTACATAAAGAACAACGTTACTCCAGACATGGAGGAGATGTATAAGAAAGCTCACGCTGCTATCCGAGAGAATCCAGTCTATGAGAAGAAGCCCAAAAGAAAGGTGAAGAAGAAGAGGTGGGACCGTCCCAAAATGTCTTTGGCCCAGAAGAAAGATCGGGTTGCTCAAAAGAAGGCAAGCTTCCTCAGAGCTCAAGAACGGGCTGCTGAGAGCTAA